Part of the Temnothorax longispinosus isolate EJ_2023e chromosome 5, Tlon_JGU_v1, whole genome shotgun sequence genome is shown below.
GTCTTTTGCGAGACGAAAAATACATGACGAAACAAAATGTTtcattacacatatatttcgcgaacatgtatatatgtatgtttatatatatatacaatatctttacattaatttaaaaaaaagaaacttacaAACGAAAATAATGCGGAATGTAAACTGTATACAAAATGCACATTGATGACAAatgaaaagaggaaagatacTTAGTtcataatttacaaaagtaGAAAAACGAATATGAGCAACAATGAAATGATTATTTACAGGaaacaatgataaaaataagcaTGATCTCTCTGTCACGACTGAGTAACTATTGAACAGCAAATACTGCAGGTGATCCGTCACTCATATTGTtcaatagataattaaaattgtacgtTATCGATTACgacacataaataatatgacgcaacatatatttacatgtatgTTTCTAGAAGTATTGACGTGTTCATTGTTAAACATAGTAGGCGCGTAGCTCATGATAGTTATTCGATACATACAATTAATTCAGCGCAGAGTCAAAGATTAacaagagaaaaggaaaaaaactgTTGTCAAGTACTTGTTCTGTACTTTAGGCCCACTACGAGATCACCTATCCATTTGCATCTTCGCTATCTGACTTAAACACTTCATCGCTATCGGCACAAGCGAATACTAGGCTTGTTACCGATCGTAGACTGTAATTTCGTccaattattgttttatcgaTTCAAAAGCGGCGGCTATATTAGTAACGTACCTTCAGTGTATTCACTGGAATTGTTGGCTTGAAATTCTTGCTTGCCAGTCCCGTCTACTTCAGCATCCGTTGAAATTTCGTGCGTCTCGTTGTTActgtaataaagtatatttttgaagTTCTAATGTAGAAGCTCGTGAATATGAGCTATACATACCGACTGATTATCCTGCTTACCTATTTCTAAAATGTTCCAGTTGTACGTTTGCAGATTCCAATTGCTCCATAAGATTCTCGTTGGTTCGTTGCAGTTTCCGTGCGCTGTTCGTAGCAGCGTCAACTTCATCCTGAGCAGCGGCCAACTCTTTCTTCAACTCCTCGACTCTCGCTCTCACTCGCTTCACCTCCGCCTCGTATTGCTCGGACCGTCTCATCGCGTGCGATAACTCTGTTGTTTTCTCCGCCAAGGATTGTTTCAGTGCCGCCTGATATTGCTTCACTTCAAGTAATACCTACGAATATCGCACGGGAgagataaagtaataataaccATTTTAagaagtattattaatttgataagaTTATTGAACGGACCATGTTGCGAACTAGAATTTCATGCTGCAATTGTCTCGTATCTGTGTCGGCCGTAGATACCGGCCGTGGTCGTCGCGATTCTATTCTCTCTTGCAGCTCGTGTAATTTTAAGCGGAGCAATTTGTTCTCTCGTTCCAAAGAAATCTTCTCAGTTTCTAGTCTCTCCCTTTTACTCCACTCTGCTGCATTTTCAGTTTGAAGTTTCTCCAgctaaaattttgaaatttaaaaatgtaaaaacacATCTACACacacgatataatatatatataaatgtgaataaaagtaaacaattaacttaaactttttcaattatttttaaacaaataaatgtgactgcaagtatttatataatgtaaatgacTTACTTCTGTCCTCAATTCCGTCAAACGACGGTCCATGCTCTCTCCGTTATTTGTATTGTCTATTAAATCTGCTATATGTTCGTCACTAAGTTCGAGTTGAAAACGTTCTTTTAGCTCCGATAGTTCTCTCATCACATCGGCTCTACTCTCGGATAATTCCTCACATTGCTCCCTTAATTGTTTAACTTCggctttcaatttttccacaGTCCGGTGCAGAGAATTGTTTTCCCTTACAgaacaaaagtaaaataaatttatgtgcgATGTAATCAATTAGCTTTGTGCATTGACATTCATGCAGGACTTACTCTCTTTCCACAGAAATAGTTTTCGTTGCCTCCTCCAACTTTATTTGCAACGTTGACATTTTTTGAGTTACACACTCCTCATTATACATATCTAACGGTGATTGTTTCTCTAGTCCATCCTTTTTGGCATTACTATCCGCGACTAGTTTTGTGACGTTTTTATCTAGCGAGTTACTGGGACTTTCCTTATACAATTCTACCGCGTGCTTCGGCACGGCACCTTGCAAGACGTACTCCTCGATATCCCTTTCTGGTAGGATATTGTGAACTCCCGAAGCGATATTCGATGCTTCATGCGAATTTTTACAAGATAGCATATCCCTTTGTGCACCTAACGCTTCGCTGGCTTCgatgttattataaaactctAGCTGCTCGTCCAACCCGAAGGTAGCTCTCAATTGCGGATCTGATTCCAGAATGGTAAAGATCTGTTGATCGAACTGCCCGGCGTGTTTCAAGAGTATCATGTGTATCTTTTCCATCTCCTTCTTCAGCTGTTCGTTCTGCAGCTCCAATTCTTGAGATTCGTGCTTGAAAGTATTGGTATCTTTGACAGCGATCTCCAATTTCGCCCTCAGAGCCTTTGCCTCGTCTCTAGCCGCATTCCTCTCGTTCCTAACTTTGCTCCATTTCTCACGCCAATTAGCAGTACAGTCGGACCACCATCGCATCGTCTTCTCCATCTGCGCCGCTCGCGCCCTTGCCTCCTCGAGCTCCCGCTGTCGTAAGGCCTGTTTGATGAGAAAACATATGTAGCAACTAATCGACAAAGTAACtggtaaaaaaaacaatactaTGGCCAGTCAAAGGCATCAGGAAATGCCATTTACAATCAATAAGgcaaaattaagattaaatatttaaaaaatctgaatattgtaaagtattaaataatgttcCGATTAGCCTATAGaggaaaataaatagtaaataatggCAGTAGATAGGTAACTTTGCTTTATTCACTAAAAAAAGGTTTACTCGTCTGCAAAGTGACCACCCTGAGAAATGAAGTGCTCATATGATATTATACATTTGCTGCTACTTTTCGCAGAATACACTTGAATATGTGACATAATAATACGATACGCTTATGACATAATCATgacataaacaaaagtaaacATGATGTTATGAATAAGAATAGGACGCGACTAAAGCTACATAACGTTAAGGGATTTATAACTGATACGACACGATTTGGTCTGCAGCGTCTGCAGAAAGTCTACCTCTTTGGACTCCCACTCGCTGTCCGCGTAACGCGACGAGGACGGCACCTCATGCTCCCGCATGTATCGTCGCGAGGAGGTCCCGCTTGTCGTCGACTGTGCCATGACGCGAGTAAcctaaaactttgttttcgCTGACCGTCCCCTCGGGCGAACTCTCTCCAAATGTTGCTCTTTGCCTCCGAGGTACCTCCAGGCACCGATTTAATGCCGATCAAGCATTGTTCCTCTCCCGATCGCGCCGTTTAAATGCCAGACTCGATTGAAcgaccagagagaaacctgagagtcTCGGTCCATCCggatcattccgttccagcgCTCCAGCGGACGTATATACTGACTACTGACGCGCTGCCTGAGAAAGTGcacgtcaactacgtcgttacgctcggtaacaacggtacacacatggttcgtgtccgaactactcgtatacgtgacgtaaaatatagatttgcagtACTGACCTATTGCATGACTTGTATCTCGCCCGAGTCCGGagcaaatcgacgatgcgctatacgttacatttgcgtttatatttacaaattttaatttttatatttataaataaataaataaataaataaataaataaatatatattatatacatactatatatatatatatatatatatatatatatatatatatatatatatatgggacaatccacgtcacttttaccccccatctgtccaaaattggtatgaacaaattttaatgactaagattgtcttaagttcaatcttaagatgtcatgaaccaatcacagagccgtattagcgtcttaagacattacttaagacggtcttgaagaCTGTGAATACCAGCCTAAGGGCGGAAAATGTTCGTCTGGAAAAGAGCTTTCGAAAGGCGTgtggcatatatgcgcaattcaacatggcgtcatgTACTTGaatctgaaattttgaatttatccctTTAAGCAGCCATAACtatgacgccatgttgaattgcgcatatatgccacacgcctttcgaaagctcttttcaagatgaacattttccgcccttagtcattaaaatccgtccatACCAATTTTGAACAGATGGGGGATAAGGACAATCCACGTCACTTTTACCCCCTCTTTTATGAGTATTTTtccgaaacgttttataaccgatttctagaaacgtttctcatgagtaaaaatgtctactcgaaaaacgttcgatggaacgtttcttttccgataaaatgacgtttaaaaaactattatagaaacgttttgttttaatgataaagacatttaaaattcttacttttcacgtcttttgaacgtgtttatgacgtctttgaaacatgcgtgagaatgttctagaagctttatgcatataatatacCATCCATGAAgtctattctttttcgaagaaattcctgaactggtgcacattcgtgcaataagttaaagtAAAACCAAATATACTTGTTTCACTTTAACTTAATTGCATTACCAGTTCAGAAAGTTCTTCAAAACGGAACACAcgtataaatgttctttcaatggccacgttcagcagaacgtttattttgcaactatTGGAAGTTTTCTAAGCTCAAATTTGTCCGATGGACAAATAGATTAAGACCGGtaggacaaaattaatttaagtaaaagtagatatatatgtgtatggataaaatgatttattttgtgcaatataaatttaataattagtacaatataatgtttcaaaaaaggctaaaaaacgtttcttaaatcatggtttcaaaaacatttttgttcaaacgtttcttaatGGTTCTTTACGGTTATGAAACTATGCATGTAtacgttcaaaaaacgtatatgaaaCTAATATATGTGCTACCTGGGGCGGCAACATCTATTTCTGTACAATCTTAACCACCTTTCGTTACCTATATGCAAAATCCATACAGAAGTAACGAGGAATTATCGGCAACCAATGAGCTTGTCGGTGCGCCATATGACACAAATGACAAACCGTCcccaaattataattttaattatttatataattatccgAGGTATATTTGGAACAATGATTGGGGCAATGCagggaaaaaggaaaatatttcttcatgcagttcaaaaagaaaaacgacaCAACTTCAACTAATGCTCCAAACAAGGGGGATCTAATCTATGTTTCtaattatgtactttttaCAAGTAATGATCCCAAGAGCACTTTACCGATAACCACTGGAGACAAATGGAAAACAATAATGCCTTGGGATCCATTTTACTTGCATAGGGAGAAAGCTCATACTCGAATAAGTATGTTAAAAACAACAGATTTAAGGATTACAAATATACACCACTATTTGAAATGTTTCCTGGTATAGATAGAGTTTTCGGAAATTTTATCCCAAAATTTCGAACTacgttgaaatttttgaaCAGTTTAGACGACGCACGCTAGCTCAGAATTCCGAGCGAAAGCTCAAATCAAAACAAATCTTTAGTTTATCCTACGGTTATCGGACGGCTGTTGATAAACTGAGGCCCAAATGGGGCCTAAAAAACTACGTTTCTAGAAACTTATAGAAAACTTCCCCCCTTAAGACACGTAAGAAGTGATGAGAATCTTGCGCGGGGGGTTCTGGATATTTCGGGTATAAAAAAGGCGGAAAATGCCGCGAAGTAACACAGTTTTCGGCTTAGGGTCTGTTACTTTATTCTCGACTTTAATCGTTTTTCTAACTCTTATTCAACTCCACTGGAGAAATCGCGTTAGTCTCATCAAGTGAAACTGTAAGAGCAATACGATGTTTTCGCATCGAGGATTAGTGAGTAAACTTTTCTGACatatgttttacatttatttagtatttttatgagtttttaacttttggaattaaaacttattaataataaagccATATGTCATCAACATTAGACagaaattttgtagaaatcaataaaacgtttataatttcttttctgcattttatacttttcctctaaatcgatttttatattaacaaaataatattccatagtaaatgcataaatatgtaacgtctcttctaataattttaaattattaaataaataaataatttaggggACAAATTTCTCCCATATTGAACATCTGTTCGAGAATAATCTGCTTAAATAAGTTTCCTTAATCATTCCAGTTCTTAGCAGTGACAATCTCGTTAGCAAGCATCGCATTTGCCGGCGTCCTCGTTCAACCCGGCTATGAACATGAATACGATAGCAATCCACGCTATTTACAACATCAGTCTGTTTCGCGGCACTGGATACGATCTCCGACTGAACAACATCGCGCGGAACAATTACCGGACCAAGAATCGACGCGATATCTCCCGGGAGTTCAGACAgcagaaaaaaatgaagatcCAAAAGAGGTAAAGCGTAAAAGAATGGAAGAATCGAGGAGTAGAAAACAATTTATCTACCATATGGGCGGAGGCCGCTCTCTTCAACCCTTGATGAATTTATCCTCATTATCCTATTACTTGAACTGATGAAATGATATATGTTTCATTAACTTGACattcgcaatattttattactataattttattgaaagttcaaattttatttaatttgatatttttaaatgtaatatttaattcgaaACACGTATATGTAACACCTAACAATTTGTCTTATGCGACAAATATGTACGTCACTGTATTATTGACAAACAGCTTatcttgttaattatataacgcTGATATTTGTCGTGTTTTTGTACACGAATTGATCATGTAAGTTACTGAATATTTCATAAGAACGATATTTCTCCAGATGATACACAACCGAAGGAAAAGATCGGATCCTGCAAGCACCGAATCCAGTAAATCTAAGATTGTTGCACATGACAATGATGTGGCCGCGAAGTCGCCCTTAACTGACGTCAAACATTCTACAACCGATACTAATGGTAAATATTCAAAAgaacaagaataaaatttgacatctacaaataataattcaccGCTTATCTTGAAAGTCGTGTAACAGCTTATATACGAGTTCCAATGAAACGCGAACGTAAATTAACGTATCGGTATTAATGCGAATTCAATGTAAACTGTTTGATTACAGATAAACGTGTAAAGAACTGTCCGACCAAGTATAACTTCATATTATCCATTTTCCCATTCCTGGGTTTCACTATTTCATCAACAAACATAACACTTCCAGAACACGAGTCTGCCGATACTAATggtaaatatttgaaagaacaagaataaaattcgacatcttcaaataataatgcacCGTTTATCTTGAAAGTCGGGTAACAGCATATACGAGTTCCAATGAAACGCAAACGTAAATTAACGTATCGATATTAATGCGAATTCAATGTGAATTGTTTGATTACAGATAAGCGTGTGGAGAACTGTCAGACCGAGAAAAACTTCGTATTATCCATTCTCCCATTTTCAGATAGGGTAATACACATTCTCCCATACCTGggttcaaatattaaattaacaaacatAACAATGAgacgttaatttttataagcatATGTTCTTCCTCCTTTGTCCGCTTGGTAGAcgaacttttatatatacatatacgattttctaaataaggaataaaatgtttatttcaaaataaacattttaataagatCATGTtcttttcgttacatttttaacatgCTATAAATCTTATCATATCATAAAActctaaataaaaaactatttagaCTTACtcaaatttatacataatatagtaatcttaataattttacagtgttggaaaatttttgtaattttgttaaaaaagatccttgttaaaatttttgtgtaaaataatcaacacatacatgtgtagatttaacatatatgcctgctatgttaattaaactttacaaatttgaaatgtaaaattgttaaaataatttaaaaaatatgttaaagtaacacaatttatttattaaacgtatttattaacgtgtttattaaatgtgttaaaatttacagaaagaGTGTTGCTTTTACTCTGTAACAGAAACGGGAAAAGGCGGAGAATTCTGAGTTACGGCGGAAACTCGCCGCCATAACTCAGCTACCGCCACTGCCATCATCATCCGCACAGTCCGCACAGCCGGCACTGGGAGCCCAATCAACATCGGCACCGGCAGCTCTATCAACAGCGGCACCGGCAGCTTTATCAATACCGATAACGTCATCAACAACATCGATACCAATAAGTGTCGATGTTCCAATAAGTATCGATGTTGCAGCTTCAATAACTCCGCAACAAGCAAAACGTAAGTACAATCAATCTTAAAATAGCTAATTTTCGAATAAGATGGTAGTCAATCTTTTAGCGTTTTTGACTGGGCCCAGTTTGCTCGctctttatttctaaaataaatttgtttattatatagcTAAAAGAGGGCAGAGAGCCGGGAGAAATCGTGGAAGAGGAGGATTTCGCGGAAGAAAATTTCCGAGATTTCCGAAATTTCCGAGATTTCCGAAATTTCCGAGATTTCCGACATTTCCGAGATTTCGCGGACGATAAAATAGAAGGAGAACAAGAAGAACAATTAAAATGTACACACAAACAGTTTATTTGtaacacacgcacacgcacacacacaaatacatagcagagagggtttggagtcatTAACTACCGCGGGAGTGACAAACCGTGGGGTCCTTATTATCTCTGCTGTGACACATACACATCCAACCCTCCccccccacacacacacacacatatgcgtaaattattacacatattaaaaagtatattgtaATCGTCGTTgtaattgcatataaattctatgtaaaatatattaatataaaataaaatatggattGTTCACCAATTTGCGTAGAATGCATACATAcctatatttttctctcttttctattctcttcctcttgcttttttctgaaaatttttttcgacctcatttttattttcttctgtaAGCTTTCTTTTCAGAAATTCAGTGGACCAAATGTACTCCGCGAACAATAACTAGATGCAACACAGGGAATTCTTCGAATACGGTTTAACCAAATTATATACGCCTCAACTTTCAAGAGCCGCGCcgttttgagataaaaattattattgaatttatcttgCAATCTACGTTATTAAACACGAGGCATCCGAATCCATCACCATGATATTACCATCACatcgataataaatttagaatagagagagagagagagagagagagagagagagagagaggagagagagagagagagagagagagagagagagagagagagagagagagagagagagagagagaggggggaaagaggaggagagagagagagagagagagagaggagaggggagggaggagagagagagagagagggagagagggagagggagagggagagagagagggagggagagaaagggagagagagagagagaaagagagaaaagagggaaagggagaggggagagagagaggaagggagagaaagagagagagagagagagaaggagagagactatttgcgtgtcttattacatatgtcctccgggtgaagcccgggtaaccagctagttaatatataaaatcagtaaCTTATACAGTCATTTTTTTTCGCTGTAATCCTGATAGAAATGATTTGATAAAAATGGTACGATTTAGTTGTTGCgacagactagagtcaagctcaacaggatcttttttccccgctaatttttccaagcccgttcccttttctttgtttttaaagaaatcgATAACCCCTTTggtattaacaatttttaataactctaTTATATTcctcagttttttctacccttatttcatatataatttttaaaaatttggtcAATCGGTTCTTGAGAAATTTCAGAAaacttggtttttttttttaacaaaaatcggcaatctctttattattaacaatttttaataattctattattttcgtcagtcttttctacccctatttcatattattaaaatttaaaatcggTTGATTAGTTatggagttatagaaattttggtaaatttcgcacatacatacacacatacatacatacagacatttcttttaatgcaattttgcacacaaatagagtatcatagaaagtatgttctcctctaatttttttaaaatccaTCACACGGTATAGATTTTAGGGggttttcatttttcaaaaaaatgtgttttacgCTGTaactttctcaatatttgcgatatcggtctatttttaattatattatattctttagtcttttctacccctatttcatatataattttttaagatttggttaatcagTTTTTGAGTTGCAGACGTTTGAAATTTTGGAGAATCCGTACATACATAGAAGCCTTATAAAGTTGAGagtaatcaaccaaattttaaagaattatatatgaaataaaggtagaaaagactaaagaatataatagaattaaaaatagaccgacatctcaaatattgagaaaatccagacaattaagccaattgatgaaattaattatttcctatatttattaataaaagcaattttgatatatttaaaaaattagtttaaagtaaaaataaaaaactattgtaATAGTATAACAAGTATTAGTCGCAATAAAGattatcacaataaaaaaagtatgcaaGTATAATGGAAACTTGCAACaagccaaattaatatatagatatctactaataattatacatgaaaaaaaggcttcctcataagaggtagctttatgagcgaaataaaatgttgattaagcaacgtgcaaatttataatttgtacacttaaaaattataaggaagcaatgtgcaagtttctacttgcacacttaaaaaccatgaggaagcaatgtgcaagtttctacttgtttgttatatttttgtctgAATAGAATTTAATGGCAAGTCTCAGCAAACTACAGAGATAAACAGAAATCAAACAAACATTAAATCATAATTCTCGGCTAATGTTTTGCGGAATCAATTGGCATAGTAATCGAAAGATTTATTGGTTGAAATGCATCGTTGATCTCTTCAAATGGATCCATAATGCGTAGCTGACGGCTGCCGGTTGTAGCAGGTTGTAAACTCATCGTATAATAACGCGTTGAGATAACGGAGCACTGAGGCGTTTAAAGGGCGCCGAAAGTTATGAAACGAAACGTAAAAGGCACGCACCGTGTTCACAGCGATGTAATCATCAGCGCTGGTGCGTGAACGCCATCGCGAAATAAATTCGGTCTTTTGCACTGTTACGTAcggatattttattctaaaatttcgGACGACGCATGTTGGAATTTTTGAACGGTTTAAACGACGCACGCTAGCTCAGAATTCCAAGCAAACGCTCATGTCAATACAAATGTTTGGTTTATCCTACGGTTATCGGACGGCTGTTGATAGGTTGAGGTCCAGATAGGGCCCAAAACTACGTTTTTAGAAACTTCTAGAAAACCTCCCCCCTTAAGATGCGTAGGAAGTTTGTGAGAATCTCGCGCGGGGGGTACTGGCCATTTCGGGTATAAAAAGGTTGGAAAACGCCGCGGAGCGACACACTTTTCAGCTTCGGGTCTGTTACGTCATTCTTGAGTGTAATCGTTTTTCTAACTCTTATTCAACTCCAGACAGTTAGTGACACTGAGGAATCGCATAAGTCTCATCAAGTAAAACTGTAAGAGCAACACGATGTTCTCGCATCGAGGATTAGTGAGTAAACTTTTCTGACatatgttttacatttatttaatatttttatgagttTTTAACTTCTGgaattaaaacttattaataataaagccATATGTCATCAACATTAGACagaaattttgtagaaatcaataaaacgtttattatttctattctgCGTTTTACTTTTCCTctaaatcgatttttatattaacaaaataatattccatagtaaatgcataaatatgtaatctctctcctaataattttaaattgttaaataaatactttaggGAACAAATTTCTGCCATATCGAACATCTGTTCGAGAATAATCTGCTTAAAGTTTCCTTCATCATTTCAGTTCTTAGCAGTGACAATCTCGTTAGCAAGTATCGCACTTGCCGGCGTTCTCGTTCAACCCGGCTATGAACATCAATACGATAGCAGTCCACGCTATTCTGCAAGCACCGAATCCAGTAAATCTAAGATTGTTGCACATGACAATGATGTGACCGCGAAGTCGCTCTTAACTGACGTCAAACAGCCTACAACCGATCCTACAATTGAGTCGTTACTTGAGTCAATACTTTCAAAACACAAGCCTACCGATACTAATGGTAAATATTCAAAAgaacaagaataaaattcgacatcttcaaataataatgcacCGCTTATCTTGAAAGTCGTGTAACAGCTTTTACAAATTCCAGACGTGAACGTAAATTAACGTATCGATATTAATGTGAATTCAGTGTAAACTGTTTGATTACAGATAAGCGTGTGGAGAACCATCAGACCAAGGATAACTTCATATTATCCATTCTCGGATTCCtgaattcaattatttcatcagCAAACATAACACTTTCAGAACACAAACCTACTGATACTACTGGTAAATATTCGAAAgaacaagaataaaattcgacatcttcaaataataatgcatCGCTTATCTTGAAAGTCATGCGAACAGCTTATACGAGTTCCAATGAAACGCAAACGTAAATTAACGTATCGATATTAATGCGAATTTAATGTAAACTGTTTAGTTACAGTAAAAGTAAAGCGTATGGAGAACTATCCGAGTATCCAAGAACTATCCaagtataactttatattaggCGTTGCTCCATTTTGGAGTTCAACTATTTCATCAAGAAACATAACATTTCCAAGAGACAAGCCTACCGATACTAATGGTAAATATTCGAAAgaacaagaataaaatttgacatctttaaataataatgcaccACTTATCTTGAAAGTCGTGTAATAGCTTACGAGTTCCAATGAAACGCGAACGTAAATTAACGTATCGATTAATGCGAATTCAATGTAAACTGTTTGATTACAGATGAGCGTGTGGAGAACTGTCAGATCGAGAAAAACTTCATATTATCCATTTTTACATTCCTGGGTTCAACTATTTCATCAACAAACATAACACTTTCAGAACACGAGCCTACCGATACTAATGGTAAATATTCGAAAgaacaagaataaaattcgacatcttcaaataataatgcacCGCTTATCTTGAAAGTCGTGTAACAGCATATACGAGTTCCAATGAAACGCGTAAATTAACGTATCGATATTAATGCGAATTCAATGTAAACTGTTTAATTACAGATAAGCGTGTGGAGAACTGTGAGATCAAATATAACTTCATATTATGCATTGCCCCATTCCTGAATTCAACTATTTCATCAGCAAACATTGGATTTCATCAGGGTACAATACACATTCTCCCATTCCTGGGTTCAACTCTTAAAGGA
Proteins encoded:
- the LOC139812942 gene encoding coiled-coil domain-containing protein 102B isoform X2, with the protein product MAQSTTSGTSSRRYMREHEVPSSSRYADSEWESKEALRQRELEEARARAAQMEKTMRWWSDCTANWREKWSKVRNERNAARDEAKALRAKLEIAVKDTNTFKHESQELELQNEQLKKEMEKIHMILLKHAGQFDQQIFTILESDPQLRATFGLDEQLEFYNNIEASEALGAQRDMLSCKNSHEASNIASGVHNILPERDIEEYVLQGAVPKHAVELYKESPSNSLDKNVTKLVADSNAKKDGLEKQSPLDMYNEECVTQKMSTLQIKLEEATKTISVEREENNSLHRTVEKLKAEVKQLREQCEELSESRADVMRELSELKERFQLELSDEHIADLIDNTNNGESMDRRLTELRTELEKLQTENAAEWSKRERLETEKISLERENKLLRLKLHELQERIESRRPRPVSTADTDTRQLQHEILVRNMVLLEVKQYQAALKQSLAEKTTELSHAMRRSEQYEAEVKRVRARVEELKKELAAAQDEVDAATNSARKLQRTNENLMEQLESANVQLEHFRNSNNETHEISTDAEVDGTGKQEFQANNSSEYTEVYDR
- the LOC139813489 gene encoding uncharacterized protein, giving the protein MIHNRRKRSDPASTESSKSKIVAHDNDVAAKSPLTDVKHSTTDTNDKRVKNCPTKYNFILSIFPFLGFTISSTNITLPEHESADTNDKRVENCQTEKNFVLSILPFSDRKREKAENSELRRKLAAITQLPPLPSSSAQSAQPALGAQSTSAPAALSTAAPAALSIPITSSTTSIPISVDVPISIDVAASITPQQAKPKRGQRAGRNRGRGGFRGRKFPRFPKFPRFPKFPRFPTFPRFRGR
- the LOC139812942 gene encoding coiled-coil domain-containing protein 102B isoform X1 → MAQSTTSGTSSRRYMREHEVPSSSRYADSEWESKEALRQRELEEARARAAQMEKTMRWWSDCTANWREKWSKVRNERNAARDEAKALRAKLEIAVKDTNTFKHESQELELQNEQLKKEMEKIHMILLKHAGQFDQQIFTILESDPQLRATFGLDEQLEFYNNIEASEALGAQRDMLSCKNSHEASNIASGVHNILPERDIEEYVLQGAVPKHAVELYKESPSNSLDKNVTKLVADSNAKKDGLEKQSPLDMYNEECVTQKMSTLQIKLEEATKTISVEREENNSLHRTVEKLKAEVKQLREQCEELSESRADVMRELSELKERFQLELSDEHIADLIDNTNNGESMDRRLTELRTELEKLQTENAAEWSKRERLETEKISLERENKLLRLKLHELQERIESRRPRPVSTADTDTRQLQHEILVRNMVLLEVKQYQAALKQSLAEKTTELSHAMRRSEQYEAEVKRVRARVEELKKELAAAQDEVDAATNSARKLQRTNENLMEQLESANVQLEHFRNSNNETHEISTDAEVDGTGKQEFQANNSSEYTEGTLLI